TCGGCTGCCGCAGACGGGGTGGGGCCAACATCCTCTTTGATTACTTCATTAGACAGACTGCTTGCCGTTGTAACGTCGCCGATCGACTTGCTTGCTAAGGCGTTTTGTTGAAGAGATTGCGCCGCCTCCAGCTGAAGCTGTTCATCCGGCGTGGACGGGACCAAGCCTGGCTGTAACTGTACTGGACCAACACGTTTCGGGCTCAGCGCAACTTCATCCGCTCCTTCAGTAACTTCCTCGGCCGGGCTGGTATCAGGGGAGACAGCGACAGGAGCCGGAGTGTTGTTGGAATAAGGACCTGCGGACGAAGCGGGTGAGAGAGGTTGATCTTCCGAAGGCTGAGCCAAGACTAGAGACGGCCGACTCTCAGGCTTTCTTTGCGCAGAGGGTAGTTGGTTTGAGACCGCGCGCGGAGGTGCGACTTCGCTGGGGGGGAGTCCTTTCAGAGCCGGAGAAACGCTGGCATCCACCGACTCGTGGCTGGTACTCGTAGGGGGAGTATCAGGCACTGCAAAGCTCGCCTTTTGCGGCAGTTGGTCAGGTTGCGCAGGCGTCGTAGGGGAGTTGGCGACCTGCGGGATTTCGGAAGTTGTAGCGAGCGCCGGCTGCTGGTGGATGCGCGCATCATCCTTCTTGAGCGAGTCTTCAACCAATCTCTGTTCAATCACCTGTGCAGTCTGTCCCTCCTGCTGCTGAAAACTGGGCGCGATGCCTCGAACAGCACCTTCCGCTTTAGGCGCAATGACAGAGGAGACATCGTCTGTTTGGACGACTGGTTCAGTTATCTCCAGCGATGAATGTTGTTCTTCAGGGCGCGGGATGAGAGCTGCAAAGTCGGGGAATGGTGGAAGAGTAGCTTCATTGAAATAGCGACCTCTGTAGATATATTAGGAATATGCAAAGAATTCGATTGTCGGCAAAGTGTAATACGAGGTACGAGAGTGAAAAGAGAACAACAATAACGACAGATGCAAAGCACGAACGAATGTGTGTAGTATCGAGTGAGGTGCAATATAGTTACTTACTTAGTGAGGTCGTTGGCGTCAAGAAACGTCTGTTCTTTTTGGTGATAGAGTGCGTTGGTCGGAGCGTTCTCGGTCGCGCCCGCGAAGCCTACGGTCGCAAAGTAGAGCTCGCTCAGTTTGCGCTTCCGCGACAACAAACAACGTCTGAAAATAATTTTAAAATAAGCGACAATTCGATATAAGGAGATCATGTACAGTGGAAAAAATCGCTcaaaaaaaataaaatacttaCGCGATCTCATCGTTCTTGGAGCGGAGTAGCTCGTCACGGAGCATCGAGTCTATTTCGGGAACACAGCATCCGATTAACGCTCTAAAAAGAAGGGAGATGGGTTGAGCGAAGTCATCCAGATGGAAAAAATCGCTCAAAGGGGATGAATCTGGCGGGGTTGTGTAGTtaagtgatgaagaaaaatTGAGACGCGAAGATTTCACCGTTGAAGGGATTTTTGGGGTGTGGTGATGAAACTTCTGAACGGGTAATACGGGTGAGTTTGGTTGGTTGATTCTGGTTACTGCTTGGTGATGCGGAGGGCAAATGTTAGGTATGAAAAGGTGCCGGGAACAGTCTTGTTAATGGCGTTCTGGTAGGGGCAAGTCCAAGCAACAACAGAGTATGTAAGTCAGGAATGAGATCAGGGGTGTTGTTGCAGCCTCAGGCTCCAAGGCCACCAACCAACTTCAGAACGTTTGACCGCATTCAGGCTCTGAACGTACCACGGCAGTCTGTGCAGTATGAAGCGCTCCGTAGCGGTGACTGCGCCACAGGCATGTAGGGCCGCCTCCTCAAACTGTCACCGCCTAGGATGCGATATGTCtggcagaaaaaaaaagttaTCCGTCCTCCAACATTATAGAGCGTTGAACTGTTGGTATTAGATCCCTTAAGACACATTGTCGAAGAAATCACTGAATAAACACAATCATGGCCAAGCGCAAGAGGGAACAATCTTCCAAGGATACCCAAGCTTCCTCCAAACCGGCGAAAGTTGTCAAACCATCCACGGCTCAAGATGTTGTCTCGTCTAATGCGGCCAGTCCTGCGGTCACTTTGCAGATAGTCACTGGCTCTTATGAGCGTGTGCTCCACGGATTTactgctgctgtttctccAGCCTGCTTCAACTCTACAGATTCTGATGAAGCCGAAACCGACAAAGATGTAGTTCAATTCGTTGATACTTTCCTGTTCGAAGCTCATGCGTCTGCTATCCGTTGTCTTGCTCTGTCTCCAGTGCCAAAGAAAGATTCTACTGAACCACCGAAGGTCATCTTGGCCAGTGGAGGCACAGATGAGCGAATCAATCTCTACTCGTTGTCTGCCACTACGCCAACAGTGAATCCGCATTATCCAACGATTCCGACCCTTGCTGGAAATAAAGTCCTGGAGAACCCGAAAAACAGAGAACTTGGCTCTCTTCTACACCATAGTGCCTATATCTCCGCCTTGCACTTTCCTTCACGCTCCAAGCTATTGGCTGCTGCGGAGGATAATAACATTTCTGTCACGAAGACTCGCGACTGGACAGTTGTCTCCACAATCAAGGCCCCGCGTCCCAAAGTCCAGGGAAGACCAAGTGGTGACACTGCGCCGCCCGGAGGCGCTCCCTCGGGAGTCAACGATTTTGCAGTGCATCCCAGTATGAAGCTCATGCTCTCTGTTGGTAGAGGAGAAAAGTGCATGAGACTCTGGAATTTGGTGACAGGAAAGAAGGCTGGAGTGTTGAACTTTAGCAAAGAAGTTCTGCAGAGTGTGAAGGAAGGTCGCTGGAGCACTGGCGAAGGGAGAAAGATTGAATGGAACTTAAAGGGTGAAGAGTTCGCGGTTGCATTTGAATGGGGAGCCGTCGTCTTTGGAATAGTGGGTGTTCCTGTCGCGACCTTCTGAATCTGCGCGAGCAAGTCTAATCATTTATAGGATTCGACACCCGTTTGCAGGGTGCTACCAAGTCCACGAAGCAAGGTGCATCAGATGAGATACGTCGCTGTTGACCCCTCTGTGGAAGCCGGCGAGGAGTTACTTGCTGTCTCTACAGAAGATGGCAGAATCATATTCTACTCAACTAAGAGGCTGCAGAAGGCTTCAGATGACGACGAATCTCCAATTCCACACGCTGaagctgttgctgagctCGGTGGCAGGGCAGCTGGTTTTCCTGGCAGAGTCAAGGATTTCGAGATCTTGAATGTGGGAGGGGAGTCCACCGCACAGAAGGGCGATCTTCTTGTCGTCACCGCGAACAGCGAGGGGGTTGTACGCGTGTGGATGCTACGCGCGAATAGTCTCCTTCGTAATACGAAGGAGAATCCGGAGGCTTCTGACAACAAGAGCCAAGGATCAAAGAACCTACAGGTCGGAAAACTGTTGAACGTCTATGAGACAGGCAATCGGATAACCTGCCTCAAAGCCTTCATCATGCTACCCCCAGACCCGTTAACGCCCGATGATTTCGACGAGAGCTCGGGCGACGacattgaggaggatgaagaagaagaggaagaggaggagtCCGGCGAAGGgagtgatgaagaatgaATGTGCATAGCTTCCAGTGATATTGTTCTATATACCCGACCATGTGCTCATAGACCACCGGATGGAATTTACTAAAAGCAACACAATTTGTTCAACTATTTTCCTAGATTGTCTGATCAACCGTCAAGGCTGTAACATACCATACAGGATGCTATCATAACGGTTGCTCCATACTAGGTTCTTTTACTGGATGATATGAGTCATTGGAGTATGGCACTGAAGAGACCGACCAGATGTTTGAGCTCAATAAAATAGAAAAATCAGCCAACTCCATTCCTTTATCAAACCCGGTATATCCATGAGTTCCAAGTGAGAGAAAATAATACTTTAGAATCCTCCAAAGTCTGGAGATAGATTGGcctgtttttttttttgctaGATTGACCACATCAACCCAACGAAGCTGGCAGCCCACAGGGCACGAAAGAGGCTCCCACCGCCCACTCACTCCACTGCACAAACCGAACCCCACTGGTATCATATCGCCTCCGTTTTCCAAGCAAGCAAATTTCATCCAACAACGTAATCCTTGATTATCACCCTCCACTCTCGGACTAACACCTTCCTTTAACCCCAAGGATTCTACATCTCTCTGTCCGTGAACAATCAAAGGGTTTTTATCACAATCATGGCTACCAACGGCGATTTTACCGACGATGAATCGCAGCCTGGCTCTCCCATGTTGGATGCGGCGAACGGCCAGGATGATATTGAAGAACAGGAACGTCTTGACGTGGAAGAGAAGCCCCTTAAGTCTGCGATGAAGAAAGGTGCAGCGCCCCCTGCTCCTCAGCCGAAGCGTCCAGAACTCCCCGAGCAGCCCGACCCAGAGACTCTCGATTTGTCGACGCTCACACCTCTGTCGCCCGAAATTATTGCGCGCCAGGCCACAATCAACATCGGTACTATCGGACACGTCGCACACGGCAAGTCGACTGTTGTGAAGGCTATCTCGGAGGTGCAGACTGTCCGGTTCAAAAATGAGTTGGAGCGTAACATTACCATCAAGCTTGGTTATGCCAACGCGAAGATCTACAAGTGCGACAACCCTGGGTGCCCGCGCCCGACGTGCTTCAAGAGTTACaagagtgagaaggagatcgaccCTCCATgtgagagagaaggatgcaCAGGTCGTTACAGATTGTTGAGACATGTCTCGTAAGTAGAACAAACCTTGTGCTCGTGTCTCGAAAGGGACTAATAGCTAATCCTTATTGCTCACAGGTTCGTTGACTGCCCTGGGCACGATATTCTCATGAGTACCATGTTGTCAGGTGCCGCCGTCATGGACGCCGCCCTTTTGCTGATTGCCGGAAACGAAGCTTGCCCCCAGCCTCAGACTTCGGAGCACTTAGCAGCTATTGAAATCATGAAGCTCAGCCATATCATCATTCTGCAGAACAAGGTTGATCTGATGAGGGAAGACGGTGCTCTGCAACATTACCAATCAATCCTGAAGTTCATTCGTGGTACTGTTGCCGATGGCTCTCCTATCATTCCCATCTCTGCTCAGCTCAAGTACAACATCGACGCTGTCAACGAATACCTTGTCTCGCACATCCCAGTTCCCGTCCGTGACTTCACTGCTTCGCCTCACATGATTGTCATTCGTTCCTTCGACGTCAACAAACCCGGTGCGGAGATCGATGAGTTGAAGGGTGGTGTTGCAGGTGGCTCTATCCTCACTGGTGTGCTGAAGCTGAACGACGAGATTGAAATTCGCCCCGGTCTCGTTACCAAGGATGAGAACGGAAAGATTCAGTGCCGCCCCATCTTCTCCCGTGTCGTCTCGCTCTTCGCTGAGCACAACGATCTGAAGTTCGCTGTCCCTGGTGGTCTAATCGGTGTCGGAACCCGTGTCGACCCTACCCTGTGCCGTGCCGATCGTCTTGTTGGTTTCGTCCTGGGTCACCGTGGCCGTTTGCCAGCCATCTACACTGAACTGGAGGTCAACTACTTCCTCCTGCGTCGTCTGCTCGGTGTCAAGACCGCCGACGGCAAGCAGGCCAAGGTCGCCAAGCTCACCAAGAACGAAGTCCTCATGGTTAACATCGGCTCTACGGCTACTGGTGCTAAGGTTATGGGTGTGAAGGCTGATGCTGCCAAGCTCAGCTTGACCAGCCCGGCTTGTACAGAGATTGGAGAGAAGATTGCTATCAGCCGGAGAATTGACAAGCATTGGCGTCTGATCGGCTGGGCCAACATTGTCGCGTAAGTCATCCTGAGTACTCATCCTTGATATGGATTCGTATAACTAATCAATTACAGTGGCAACACTCTTGAGCCCATTCTGAACTAGAAAAAATTGGCTTGTCAGGTCAATTGGATCGGCCCCCTCGTGGAGCCGTTGAGGGAGGCATCTGGGGTCTCAGCTCACTCGCATCCCCCGATTGTTCACCAGCAGATCAGGGCGGtggaagcagcagaagcGAATAGTTGATTACATGCGGTCGCGAAGAGCGTCGGGATTCACTCCAGTTTAGAGAACACAGGAAACCCCGACATTCAGCTCTTCCGGCTGTTGGAGCTCTGCAGGAGGTTTTTTTTTATGAAATGCAGAGACGGCTCTACTTGAGAGGTTCTTAAAAAGGTTAGATGCTGTCTGTTTGTTAGAGACATGGGTGCATAAAAGAATGAGTCACGTTGATGAAGTGCCACTACTTCTGTGATGTGTTTTATGAAGCTGTTCTTATGTGAAAACTCTCTATCTTCTCTTATATATTTGTTACTTTGTCTCCTACCTTGCAGAACATAAGTACATGCTTTGCGAGGTAACCGATGAAGTATCTAAGCGAACAACATCACGGGGGGAAGTCACCCATATAACTAAAATTGAACTTGCAATATATAAGAATACACTATCAGTCCAGTTATGGCCATAGATCTCAAAGAATCACATCCATTCATATCCTGAGAAAAAGGTGCTGTTGAACATTCTTTGCTCTGTCAGCTGGAGATGCGGCCAGTTTGCACTAGATGGCTGTTGACTAAGACATTGAATCACCATCCATCCAGCGGGAGTACTTGTATCTGTCAACACCACGAGGCAGCGAACAACAGGTCAACAACACAGTGCCTTGTTCAAACCGCCTGTTGTTTGTGCTGAATTTCCAGCCATGTATATCCTCGAGGTAAGCTCTCCGAAATATTGTTCATGTTGTACCTCACTCAAGCTGACCGAACGGTTCTGCCCTCGACAGCAACTCGCGCGTCTTCTGGACCGCCCGTTCTTCCCGTGGAAGAATGTTCTCGTGGGATTCTCTTTAGGTCAGTTCATTCTCGAAGGATTCTTGTCCTTCCGACAATACAAGGTGCTGCAGCGTACGAAACCACCCAAGGTGTTGGAGAATGAAGTGTCACAGAAAGTTTTCGATCAGAGTCAGGTAAGCAGAGATGATTATATTGCTATTGTCAAGATTGCAGGTCTGATATTTCTGCCCTTCTCTATAGGCGTATGGTCGCGCAAAAGCCAAGTTTGGTTTCATCTCGGGTCTTTACGGTCAAATCCAGAATCTTGCATTTATCTACGGCGATGTCCTCCCCAAGCTCTGGGGATTGAGCGGTCTCTTGCTAGCCCGGTACTTTCCCTCTCGGTTTCAAGGCGAGATTTCCCAGACTCTTCTGTTCATCTTCGGTTTCAACCTGATCAGCACCGTTCTGTCCCTGCCAGTTTCATACTACAACACCTTCGTTCTAGAGGAGAAGTTTGGCTTCAACAAGCAGACGCTCAAGCTTTGGGTCACAGACATGCTCAAGGGTCAGATGCTAGGAATTGTGTTGGGAACCCCGATCATCAGCGCGGTGCTTAAGATCGTCCAGAAGACTGGCAACTCGTTCTTCTACTACCTCTGGCTCTTTGGTGTCTTCGTTCAGATCTTCGCTATCACCATCTACCCCATTGTCATCCTGCCACTGTTCAACAAGCTCTCGCCTCTGGAACCCGGAGAATTGAAGACAGGCGTTGAGAGCCTTGCCCGGAAGCTCAAGTTCCCTCTCCATGAGCTGTATGTCATTGATGGCAGCAAGCGGAGTGCTCACAGCAACGCGTACTTCTACGGCCTGCCGTGGAAAAAGCACATTGTCATTTATGATACCCTGATTGAGAAGAGCGAGACTGAGGAAGTCGTTGCCGTCTTGAGTCATGAACTTGGTCACTGGAGCCTCGGCCACACTACTAAGCTCTTTGCTATTGCTCAGGTACGTGTTTACTGAAcagctccttgatatcgCGCCCTTATGGAGACACATAAGTGCACAGTTTTAAAAGCTAATGATTTTATATTATAGTCTCACATGTTCTACATCTTCGCCCTGTTCTCGGTATTTGTGAACAACAAGTCCCTGTATCAATCATTTGGCTTCCACCAGGAAATGCCCATCATGATTGGATTCCTCCTGTTCTCGGATGCTCTGGCTCCCATGGATGCTGTCGTCAAGCTCTTGATGAACGTTCTTAGCCGCAAATTCGAATTTGAAGCTGGTATGATTTCTGTCCCCTCGGAAATCTCTACAGACAGAAGCTGACTGTGCCACAGATGCCTTCGCCGTGAAGCTCGGGTATTCCGAACAGCTTGCCGCGTCCCTTCTCAAGCTTCAGATCCAGAACTTGAGCACCATGGACGCTGACTGGATGTATGCCAGTTACCACTACTCTCATCCGATCCTGACCGAACGACTCAAGGCGCTTGGTTGGCAGGGAGGCAAGGTCACCGACGCGAAGACGGAAGATAGCGAAAGGCCGGTCAAGGCTGCTGACCGGGAGCTCTGAACTCGAAGTGAATCTCGCTCGAGATAAGTCCTTTCTCTCCCGTTTAGTTCCGTTCACGGTGTTAGGTGGCGGCTGGGGTAAAAGGTGTCCGTTGGTTGTAGAACAAAGGTCGATTTGATTCTAGTATAACAACAGACTCCATACCCTGTTTGTGATGTAATATCATCCAAAAACAAACGCCAATAGCAAGACACGGGTTCTGTTTATTGAGAACCAACCAATTGAACGGAAAATCCATCAGCAGAACGATGCAAGTAACCCAAATGAAGTTTCCAGCCCTTTCCGATCTATGCGTCCGCGCCCTTAGCTTTAGCTCTCTTCTCAGCCAACCGgcgctccttcttcttcctcttccgctcctccttgTCCACGGTATGCTTGTCAGCCTCACCCCCTACCCTACTAGGCTGCTgctcgttctcctcgtcatcttcccctcgcatctcctcctcgtcgtcatccatcGCATCATCAGCTGCCACCTGTTCATGCTTGGTCTCCTCCCACACGACATTGTCCCCACTCTCACCCTGCAGCGCCTCACCGGCATTGATCTTCGCCAGAGTCAGATCACGGCCCAGAACCTCGCCAGCCAACCCGGCCTGGACGCGCTTCAGATTATGTAGGATGAGGTTCGGCGCTGCCGCTGTGGTACGGGAAATGGGGCCGTGCTCGCTGATGCTAGCGTTGGGTTGTAGGGCTGGATCTGTGGCGGCGCGGTCGAGATAGGCGGCGAGGAAGTCGTGGGCGGCGGATTGGGAGATGGGTTTTGAGGACAGGATAGTtgttggaggaagaggggagGGGCCCTGAGTCGCCATTTTAGATCTTCTGAGACTTGTTGTCTCCTCAGTTGAATTCGTGGAATGTAGATCGAATTGGAAATGTAGTGTCGCAAATGGATGGTTGAGGGGAGAAGTTTGGTGGCTTGGCGCAATTGAT
The Aspergillus fumigatus Af293 chromosome 4, whole genome shotgun sequence DNA segment above includes these coding regions:
- a CDS encoding putative 60S ribosome biogenesis protein Mak11 — encoded protein: MAKRKREQSSKDTQASSKPAKVVKPSTAQDVVSSNAASPAVTLQIVTGSYERVLHGFTAAVSPACFNSTDSDEAETDKDVVQFVDTFLFEAHASAIRCLALSPVPKKDSTEPPKVILASGGTDERINLYSLSATTPTVNPHYPTIPTLAGNKVLENPKNRELGSLLHHSAYISALHFPSRSKLLAAAEDNNISVTKTRDWTVVSTIKAPRPKVQGRPSGDTAPPGGAPSGVNDFAVHPSMKLMLSVGRGEKCMRLWNLVTGKKAGVLNFSKEVLQSVKEGRWSTGEGRKIEWNLKGEEFAVAFEWGAVVFGIDSTPVCRVLPSPRSKVHQMRYVAVDPSVEAGEELLAVSTEDGRIIFYSTKRLQKASDDDESPIPHAEAVAELGGRAAGFPGRVKDFEILNVGGESTAQKGDLLVVTANSEGVVRVWMLRANSLLRNTKENPEASDNKSQGSKNLQVGKLLNVYETGNRITCLKAFIMLPPDPLTPDDFDESSGDDIEEDEEEEEEEESGEGSDEE
- a CDS encoding zinc metalloprotease; the encoded protein is MYILEQLARLLDRPFFPWKNVLVGFSLGQFILEGFLSFRQYKVLQRTKPPKVLENEVSQKVFDQSQAYGRAKAKFGFISGLYGQIQNLAFIYGDVLPKLWGLSGLLLARYFPSRFQGEISQTLLFIFGFNLISTVLSLPVSYYNTFVLEEKFGFNKQTLKLWVTDMLKGQMLGIVLGTPIISAVLKIVQKTGNSFFYYLWLFGVFVQIFAITIYPIVILPLFNKLSPLEPGELKTGVESLARKLKFPLHELYVIDGSKRSAHSNAYFYGLPWKKHIVIYDTLIEKSETEEVVAVLSHELGHWSLGHTTKLFAIAQSHMFYIFALFSVFVNNKSLYQSFGFHQEMPIMIGFLLFSDALAPMDAVVKLLMNVLSRKFEFEADAFAVKLGYSEQLAASLLKLQIQNLSTMDADWMYASYHYSHPILTERLKALGWQGGKVTDAKTEDSERPVKAADREL
- a CDS encoding translation initiation factor eIF2 subunit gamma; this encodes MATNGDFTDDESQPGSPMLDAANGQDDIEEQERLDVEEKPLKSAMKKGAAPPAPQPKRPELPEQPDPETLDLSTLTPLSPEIIARQATINIGTIGHVAHGKSTVVKAISEVQTVRFKNELERNITIKLGYANAKIYKCDNPGCPRPTCFKSYKSEKEIDPPCEREGCTGRYRLLRHVSFVDCPGHDILMSTMLSGAAVMDAALLLIAGNEACPQPQTSEHLAAIEIMKLSHIIILQNKVDLMREDGALQHYQSILKFIRGTVADGSPIIPISAQLKYNIDAVNEYLVSHIPVPVRDFTASPHMIVIRSFDVNKPGAEIDELKGGVAGGSILTGVLKLNDEIEIRPGLVTKDENGKIQCRPIFSRVVSLFAEHNDLKFAVPGGLIGVGTRVDPTLCRADRLVGFVLGHRGRLPAIYTELEVNYFLLRRLLGVKTADGKQAKVAKLTKNEVLMVNIGSTATGAKVMGVKADAAKLSLTSPACTEIGEKIAISRRIDKHWRLIGWANIVAGNTLEPILN